A DNA window from Robbsia sp. KACC 23696 contains the following coding sequences:
- a CDS encoding heavy metal response regulator transcription factor — MKILVIDDEAKTAEYLQNGLTESGYVVDVAHDGVDGLHMAQESRYDLILLDVMMPNMDGWTVIQKLGVRTKTPVLFLSARGTLEDRLKGLELGADDYLVKPFSFAELLARIRIILRRGAQPEQLAVLQVGDLTIDAAKRRVQRGETRLTLTNKEFNLLLFFVQHPGEVLSRTLIASRVWDMNFDSDSNVVDVAVRRLRQKVDDPFSVRLIHTVHGVGYRFEDES, encoded by the coding sequence ATGAAGATCCTCGTCATCGATGACGAAGCCAAGACCGCCGAGTATCTGCAAAACGGCTTGACGGAATCCGGCTATGTCGTCGATGTCGCGCATGACGGCGTCGACGGTCTGCACATGGCGCAGGAGTCACGTTACGACTTAATCTTGCTCGACGTGATGATGCCGAACATGGATGGTTGGACGGTGATTCAGAAGCTCGGCGTGCGAACGAAGACGCCCGTATTGTTCCTGAGCGCGCGCGGCACGCTCGAAGATCGACTCAAGGGCCTCGAACTCGGTGCCGACGACTATTTGGTGAAGCCGTTTTCCTTCGCCGAGCTGCTGGCACGCATTCGTATCATCTTACGCCGTGGCGCCCAGCCGGAACAACTGGCCGTCCTGCAGGTGGGCGACTTGACGATCGACGCGGCCAAGCGTCGCGTGCAGCGTGGCGAGACGCGTCTTACCTTGACGAACAAGGAATTCAATCTGCTGCTGTTTTTCGTCCAGCACCCAGGCGAAGTCCTGTCGCGGACACTGATTGCCTCGCGCGTCTGGGACATGAATTTCGACAGCGACAGCAATGTCGTCGACGTCGCCGTGCGCAGACTACGCCAGAAAGTCGACGATCCCTTTTCCGTCCGATTGATTCATACCGTTCACGGCGTGGGATATCGCTTCGAAGATGAATCCTGA
- a CDS encoding PIG-L family deacetylase has product MSLDVDQPVFGTFGRVVVVSPHLDDAALSCGALIADCADATVVTLFAGTPPDAFLSTAWDRECGYGSAEQAVRARREEDHVAMMSLGAAVVHMDCLDGQYLPASPSADEIERDDADNAGALAAVLKNLAPDLIIVPLGLFHSDHIRARRAWIRCASAPVLRAIPWIAYEDVPYRSIGGALQRALVALHHADFIATPARWQRPASSAAVGGTRDVPNGSTGRASLPLHGGADRAAFQCKHTAIRAYDSQLGALGAAALDDANAPERFWAISPSHAAS; this is encoded by the coding sequence ATGAGTCTCGACGTCGATCAGCCGGTTTTCGGGACATTCGGACGCGTCGTCGTCGTGTCGCCGCATCTGGATGACGCTGCGCTCAGTTGCGGCGCGTTGATCGCGGATTGCGCCGACGCCACGGTCGTCACCTTGTTTGCCGGGACCCCGCCCGACGCCTTCCTCAGCACGGCCTGGGATCGGGAGTGTGGCTATGGTTCCGCCGAGCAGGCGGTCCGCGCCCGACGCGAGGAAGACCATGTCGCGATGATGTCGCTTGGCGCGGCCGTCGTGCATATGGATTGCCTCGACGGCCAATATCTGCCAGCGTCCCCTTCCGCCGATGAGATCGAACGCGACGATGCCGACAACGCCGGCGCCCTGGCGGCCGTCTTGAAAAACCTCGCCCCCGACCTGATCATCGTACCCCTCGGCTTGTTTCACAGCGACCATATCCGCGCCCGACGCGCCTGGATCCGATGCGCCTCGGCGCCCGTCCTCCGCGCGATTCCCTGGATCGCCTATGAGGACGTCCCGTATCGGAGCATCGGCGGCGCGCTACAGCGCGCCTTGGTCGCGCTCCATCATGCCGACTTCATCGCCACGCCCGCGCGGTGGCAGAGGCCAGCAAGTAGCGCCGCCGTCGGGGGCACACGCGATGTACCAAACGGATCGACGGGTCGGGCGTCGTTACCGCTACACGGTGGCGCAGATCGCGCCGCCTTTCAGTGCAAGCATACGGCGATCCGCGCCTATGACAGCCAGCTCGGCGCACTTGGCGCGGCAGCGCTGGACGACGCGAACGCTCCCGAACGTTTCTGGGCGATTTCGCCGAGCCACGCCGCGTCCTGA
- a CDS encoding glycosyltransferase family 2 protein, which yields MNDPYDTSRNGATGMRGASTIQPAPHGAAAMISMTSLPVKLGETASLAVVIPAHNEALLLPRCLDSIGAAIRHPSLAGVHVDVIVVLDSCTDDSESIVAAYDCRVLRSAHRNVGLARAMGAAYAMGLGAQWLSFTDADSAVPVEWLASHRRWHHAGTDVVCGTITVDDWSQRSAACMVRHEAGYQRIDGHRHVHGANLGLSTAAYLAAGGFAPLRSSEDVALLAALEAMGAVIARPGSPSVITSGRDEARAPDGFAAFLTAIEHTSGVPG from the coding sequence ATGAACGACCCCTACGACACATCCCGTAACGGCGCCACCGGTATGCGTGGCGCGAGCACGATCCAGCCAGCGCCACATGGCGCCGCCGCGATGATATCGATGACATCGCTGCCCGTGAAGCTGGGCGAAACGGCGTCGCTAGCGGTGGTCATTCCAGCACATAACGAAGCTCTGCTGCTGCCGAGATGCCTTGACAGCATCGGAGCAGCAATCCGGCATCCTTCCCTGGCAGGGGTTCATGTCGATGTCATCGTGGTCCTCGACAGTTGTACCGACGACTCCGAATCCATCGTCGCGGCCTACGACTGCCGCGTCCTGCGCTCGGCGCATCGCAACGTCGGCCTGGCGCGTGCGATGGGCGCGGCCTATGCAATGGGCCTCGGCGCCCAGTGGCTATCTTTTACCGATGCCGATTCCGCAGTTCCCGTCGAATGGCTTGCCAGCCATCGTCGTTGGCACCATGCCGGTACCGATGTGGTCTGCGGTACCATCACCGTCGATGACTGGTCCCAGCGCAGCGCCGCCTGCATGGTACGCCACGAAGCGGGTTATCAGCGCATCGATGGCCACCGCCACGTTCACGGCGCCAACCTCGGGCTCTCCACGGCAGCCTATCTGGCCGCCGGCGGCTTCGCGCCTTTACGCTCCAGTGAAGACGTCGCACTGCTCGCCGCTCTGGAAGCCATGGGCGCCGTCATCGCGCGTCCTGGCAGCCCGTCCGTCATCACCAGTGGCCGGGACGAAGCACGCGCGCCAGACGGCTTTGCCGCGTTTTTGACGGCGATCGAGCATACCTCCGGCGTGCCCGGATGA
- a CDS encoding class I SAM-dependent methyltransferase — translation MAALSIHARETEQQPGFSERYFDACYANSPDPWKIEKGWYEERKRALLLASLPRQRYRQAYEPGCGTGVLTRALAARCDRVLASDTAQAALDIARAHPETPNHIGWQVMSLGKDWPDGRFDLIVLSELAYYLSDAALNEVIRRLKATLLPDATVVCCHWRHPFEGAPRVGIELHRHIDKLIGLPMLGEYLDTDFCLSLWTTSSESVAQSEALRT, via the coding sequence ATGGCGGCTCTAAGCATCCACGCGCGGGAAACCGAGCAGCAGCCCGGCTTCTCCGAGCGGTACTTCGACGCGTGCTACGCGAACAGCCCGGACCCTTGGAAAATCGAAAAAGGCTGGTATGAGGAGCGCAAGCGCGCCTTATTGCTGGCCAGCTTGCCGCGCCAGCGTTACCGCCAGGCATATGAGCCCGGCTGCGGAACCGGCGTGCTGACGCGCGCGCTGGCGGCGCGATGCGACCGCGTACTTGCCAGCGATACCGCGCAAGCCGCGCTGGACATTGCCCGGGCGCATCCCGAGACGCCGAACCATATCGGCTGGCAAGTCATGTCGCTCGGCAAGGACTGGCCCGATGGGCGCTTCGATCTTATCGTCCTCAGTGAGCTCGCCTACTACTTGAGCGATGCCGCATTGAATGAGGTGATCAGACGGCTGAAAGCGACATTGCTCCCGGACGCGACCGTCGTGTGTTGCCACTGGCGCCATCCGTTCGAGGGCGCGCCGCGCGTTGGTATCGAATTGCATCGGCATATCGACAAACTCATCGGACTCCCGATGCTGGGCGAATATCTCGACACGGATTTTTGTCTTTCCCTTTGGACCACGTCATCGGAATCGGTGGCGCAGAGCGAGGCGCTGCGAACATGA
- a CDS encoding acyl-CoA dehydrogenase, which translates to MTNSAALRAVAELGSRLSSDAYVAPADDASVNGRLTAVKPWIRDGLDRIPLPGQGQTLARWRALAVVGAYDLSAAKLYESHTDARAILAELAPGVTPPEGLGAVWAAENGLDRLLIDDDGRLHGRKPWCSGAHLADWALLTAWPARAPLGGGASQKRHLVLVDMRAAGIAHDAAGWHAVGMAETQTGTVRFDNVPADVIGGPDAYLDRPGFWQGGVGIAAVWFGAACAIGARVARGAGDDPYKTMHLGAIDGLLSSVRALLSETAREIDAQPQASAYPWALRTRTVTDDAARRIVDHAARALGAAPLCQEAGFAKRMADLPVFLRQSHAEKDLAALGKHVADEARQGAMSWRL; encoded by the coding sequence ATGACGAACAGTGCCGCGCTGCGTGCGGTAGCCGAGCTTGGAAGCCGGCTGTCGAGCGACGCCTATGTAGCGCCAGCAGACGACGCGTCCGTGAATGGGCGACTGACCGCGGTGAAACCGTGGATTCGTGACGGGCTGGATCGCATTCCCTTACCGGGACAAGGGCAAACGCTGGCACGCTGGCGCGCGCTCGCTGTTGTAGGTGCTTATGACCTGAGCGCGGCGAAGCTCTACGAGAGTCATACAGACGCACGGGCGATCCTTGCGGAATTGGCCCCCGGCGTGACACCGCCCGAAGGATTAGGCGCCGTCTGGGCCGCGGAAAATGGCTTGGATCGATTGCTGATCGACGATGACGGCCGCTTGCACGGGCGAAAGCCTTGGTGCTCCGGTGCGCATCTGGCCGACTGGGCGCTCCTGACCGCATGGCCTGCCCGCGCACCGCTCGGCGGTGGCGCCAGCCAGAAACGGCACCTGGTACTCGTCGATATGCGCGCTGCCGGGATTGCGCACGACGCGGCCGGCTGGCACGCCGTCGGCATGGCGGAAACGCAAACCGGCACGGTACGGTTCGACAACGTGCCGGCCGACGTAATTGGCGGTCCCGATGCTTATCTCGATCGGCCCGGTTTCTGGCAGGGGGGCGTCGGGATTGCCGCTGTCTGGTTCGGCGCGGCCTGTGCGATCGGCGCCCGCGTCGCACGCGGCGCCGGCGACGATCCCTATAAAACCATGCATCTCGGTGCCATCGACGGCCTGCTGTCCTCGGTCCGGGCGCTGCTCAGCGAGACGGCGCGCGAGATCGATGCACAACCGCAGGCATCGGCCTATCCCTGGGCGTTGCGGACTCGTACCGTTACCGATGACGCGGCGCGCCGGATCGTCGACCATGCCGCCCGCGCGCTCGGTGCCGCGCCCCTGTGCCAGGAAGCGGGTTTCGCCAAGCGCATGGCCGATTTACCGGTATTTCTGCGGCAAAGCCATGCGGAAAAAGATCTGGCCGCCTTGGGCAAACACGTGGCAGACGAAGCCCGACAGGGAGCGATGTCATGGCGGCTCTAA
- a CDS encoding alpha/beta hydrolase has translation MPSPHSVTPRIPGVAARSTFLDRAAPGRLDSAQRGRHGDGRTSTDALRDGKTAVTVLIVPGLHGSEDAHWQSCLERTMPSARRVIQRDWARPSLKEWSERVRAEIAIAAAESDAPIVLVGHSFGCLTIAAALLESGAACGDQGLDRVAAALLVAPANPARFDIDPSRLRAALPVTSVTVGSENDPWMPFDAVRQFAQAWGSSLINLGNAGHINVASGFGPWPLGLELTDMLCWQARRDASTATQRPTRDASLTHAA, from the coding sequence ATGCCCAGCCCACATTCAGTCACTCCACGTATACCCGGCGTTGCGGCCCGCTCGACCTTTCTCGACAGGGCCGCGCCGGGCCGGTTGGACAGCGCGCAGCGTGGCCGTCACGGCGATGGACGTACGTCGACCGACGCACTGCGTGATGGCAAGACCGCCGTCACCGTATTGATCGTACCGGGCTTGCACGGCAGCGAAGACGCCCACTGGCAAAGCTGCCTCGAACGAACGATGCCGTCGGCGCGGCGCGTCATTCAGCGCGATTGGGCGCGGCCCTCGCTAAAAGAGTGGAGCGAACGGGTCAGAGCAGAGATCGCGATAGCGGCGGCGGAGAGCGATGCGCCGATCGTCCTGGTCGGGCACAGCTTCGGCTGCTTGACCATTGCGGCAGCGTTGCTGGAATCCGGCGCCGCTTGCGGCGATCAAGGGCTCGACCGCGTTGCCGCGGCCTTATTGGTCGCGCCGGCGAACCCTGCACGATTCGACATCGATCCGTCGCGTCTGCGCGCCGCCTTGCCGGTGACGTCGGTCACCGTCGGCAGCGAAAACGATCCCTGGATGCCTTTCGACGCGGTCCGCCAATTTGCGCAGGCCTGGGGCAGCAGCTTGATCAATCTCGGCAACGCAGGACATATCAATGTCGCGTCCGGATTCGGCCCCTGGCCGCTCGGGCTGGAGTTGACGGATATGTTGTGCTGGCAGGCGCGGCGGGATGCGAGCACCGCCACGCAGAGGCCGACGCGCGACGCGTCGCTGACGCACGCGGCCTAG
- a CDS encoding ABC transporter permease subunit — translation MTDLTTSLRDYAPEVASRKGPSRQSFYWLLSWAAPVVLVIIWEAAARVGWLSPQALPAPSRVLETAWGLAKTGELFVDLGVSLLRATIGFAIGGTVGFMLGVAVGFSPLAYALFDRTVQMVRAVPFLALLPLVIVWFGVGEVAKVFLVALAVLFPIYINTVLGIRQIDPKLMELAKVSNLSWSAVVRRIILPGAMPSILTGVRYALAHAWLALVIAETLATQQGIGFLAMDAREFLQTDVIVLTIVIYAVIGVVADAFARLLETRLLGWHPNFAKGARR, via the coding sequence ATGACGGATCTCACCACGTCGCTACGCGACTACGCGCCGGAAGTGGCAAGCCGCAAGGGCCCTTCCCGGCAGTCCTTCTACTGGCTGCTGTCCTGGGCCGCGCCAGTCGTGCTCGTGATCATCTGGGAAGCGGCAGCACGCGTCGGCTGGCTTTCGCCGCAGGCTTTGCCCGCGCCAAGTCGGGTGTTGGAAACCGCATGGGGTTTGGCGAAGACCGGTGAATTGTTCGTCGATCTCGGCGTCTCGCTATTGCGCGCGACGATCGGTTTCGCCATTGGTGGGACGGTGGGCTTCATGTTGGGCGTGGCCGTCGGTTTCTCGCCATTGGCCTATGCCTTGTTTGATCGCACCGTGCAAATGGTACGCGCCGTGCCTTTCCTCGCATTGCTCCCGCTGGTGATCGTGTGGTTCGGCGTGGGCGAAGTCGCCAAGGTCTTCCTGGTGGCGCTGGCCGTCTTGTTTCCGATCTATATCAATACGGTGCTGGGCATCCGCCAGATCGATCCGAAGCTGATGGAATTGGCTAAGGTCAGCAATCTGAGCTGGTCTGCTGTCGTGCGTCGCATCATTCTCCCCGGCGCGATGCCGTCGATCCTGACCGGCGTGCGTTACGCGCTGGCCCATGCCTGGCTGGCGCTCGTGATTGCGGAAACGTTGGCGACGCAGCAGGGTATCGGTTTCCTGGCGATGGATGCGCGCGAGTTTCTGCAGACCGATGTGATCGTGTTGACGATCGTCATTTATGCGGTGATCGGTGTCGTGGCGGATGCCTTTGCGCGTTTGTTGGAAACCCGACTTCTGGGATGGCATCCCAATTTTGCGAAAGGAGCACGGCGATGA
- a CDS encoding ABC transporter ATP-binding protein, whose amino-acid sequence MSQASFSSSETVEGVRHGQRPNGQGEHATDTAATVAAIGADERFADTPLAVSVTGLRRHYGDRVVIRALDLRIHQGEFVALLGESGCGKTTLLRALAGLDRPDAGQIRATDRPSVVFQEHRLLPWARLWENVVLGNEKTVGRAGAEQALVEVGLQGRADDWPRNLSGGQLQRVALARALVRHPKLLLLDEPFAALDALTRIKMHGLVKELVARHQPGALIVTHDVDEAITVADRILVMRAGRIAAAYHPAAYAGEGRRQSLRQALLDALGVHVAPALH is encoded by the coding sequence ATGAGTCAGGCTTCGTTTTCTTCGAGCGAGACGGTGGAAGGCGTGCGTCACGGACAGCGTCCGAACGGTCAGGGCGAGCACGCCACGGACACGGCGGCGACGGTGGCGGCAATAGGCGCAGACGAGCGCTTCGCCGATACGCCGCTGGCGGTATCGGTCACGGGACTGCGTCGACACTACGGCGATCGGGTCGTGATTCGTGCGCTGGACCTGCGGATTCATCAGGGCGAGTTTGTGGCCTTGCTGGGCGAGAGCGGTTGCGGCAAGACAACCTTATTGCGCGCGCTCGCCGGGCTCGATCGTCCCGATGCCGGGCAGATCCGTGCCACGGACCGGCCGTCGGTCGTCTTTCAAGAGCATCGTTTGCTGCCGTGGGCGCGCTTGTGGGAAAACGTCGTGCTCGGGAACGAGAAGACCGTCGGGCGTGCCGGTGCGGAGCAGGCCCTGGTCGAAGTCGGTTTGCAAGGTCGCGCCGATGACTGGCCACGCAATCTCTCCGGTGGTCAATTGCAACGCGTTGCCCTGGCACGGGCCTTGGTGCGGCATCCGAAATTGCTGTTACTCGACGAGCCGTTCGCGGCACTGGACGCGTTGACGCGTATCAAGATGCACGGGCTAGTGAAAGAACTGGTGGCACGCCATCAGCCGGGCGCCTTGATCGTCACGCACGATGTCGATGAGGCGATCACCGTGGCGGACCGCATCCTCGTAATGCGAGCGGGGCGGATCGCCGCCGCCTATCATCCGGCCGCCTATGCGGGAGAGGGCCGTCGGCAATCGCTTCGGCAGGCGCTATTGGATGCACTCGGTGTTCATGTGGCGCCGGCGCTGCATTGA
- a CDS encoding aliphatic sulfonate ABC transporter substrate-binding protein, whose amino-acid sequence MQDFIIGRRRVLRTAGGLLAGAAAVGSGLIASGVTPAFAADAPRKLTRNTDKVRIGWGHGSLSMLAMQSDTFKKSLAEKDIKVEWVGPFPNHAPSMQAVVGGSADFGFWGSTTPALAAMLAGSPLVFNAFNIYSPRSTAIIVKKTSGINSVKDLVGKTVAVNRSGLGEFLLVAALEQNGIDRSKVNMIYLNPPDAAPAFAQGKIDAWSMWSPAVDIARFGNDAKDIFNEGRDLKFLIDFNSLVTLRKFSEENSALIRAVLDAYYTVGQWQSAHPADSEKILQAEGKYPDEVRDYLTSLKRVNHFYEADDPDFNKQFQRAADWLADRKIIRSHVKVADYCYRV is encoded by the coding sequence ATGCAGGACTTTATTATCGGCCGGCGCCGCGTGCTGCGCACCGCGGGTGGTTTGTTGGCGGGTGCCGCGGCTGTGGGGTCGGGGTTGATCGCATCGGGCGTGACGCCGGCGTTTGCCGCCGACGCGCCGCGAAAGCTGACGCGCAATACGGATAAGGTGCGGATCGGCTGGGGCCATGGCAGTTTGTCGATGCTTGCGATGCAGAGCGACACCTTCAAGAAATCGCTCGCGGAAAAAGATATCAAGGTGGAATGGGTCGGCCCGTTCCCGAACCACGCCCCGTCAATGCAGGCTGTTGTGGGCGGGAGCGCGGACTTCGGATTCTGGGGATCGACCACCCCGGCGCTGGCCGCGATGTTGGCCGGATCGCCCTTGGTCTTCAACGCGTTCAATATCTATTCGCCCCGTTCGACCGCGATCATCGTCAAGAAGACGAGCGGTATCAACTCGGTCAAAGACCTGGTGGGCAAGACCGTGGCGGTGAACCGTTCCGGTCTGGGCGAGTTTCTGTTGGTGGCGGCGCTGGAGCAAAACGGGATCGATCGTTCGAAGGTCAATATGATCTATCTGAACCCGCCCGATGCCGCGCCGGCTTTCGCACAAGGCAAGATCGACGCATGGTCGATGTGGTCTCCGGCAGTCGATATCGCGCGCTTTGGCAACGATGCGAAGGATATCTTCAACGAGGGGCGCGATCTGAAATTCCTGATCGATTTCAACTCGCTGGTGACGCTGCGCAAATTCAGTGAAGAGAACTCGGCACTGATCCGTGCCGTGCTCGACGCGTACTACACGGTGGGGCAATGGCAATCGGCGCATCCGGCCGACTCTGAGAAGATCCTTCAGGCCGAAGGGAAATATCCGGACGAGGTGCGCGATTACCTGACGAGCCTGAAACGGGTCAACCATTTCTACGAAGCCGACGATCCGGATTTCAACAAGCAGTTCCAGCGTGCGGCAGATTGGCTGGCGGACCGCAAAATCATCCGCTCGCACGTGAAGGTCGCCGACTATTGCTATCGCGTCTAA
- a CDS encoding NtaA/DmoA family FMN-dependent monooxygenase (This protein belongs to a clade of FMN-dependent monooxygenases, within a broader family of flavin-dependent oxidoreductases, the luciferase-like monooxygenase (LMM) family, some of whose members use coenzyme F420 rather than FMN.): MSKPHIRLGVNVLASGRHDAAWKTFDDKAALSTDIDHFVAIAKAAERGLLDAIFLADNPGGLVSESYTRPWRALDPAVLVSHLSAHTRHIGLVCTTTSLFGHPYTIARQIASIDHVSRGRAAWNVITSQNPPALHAYGVDKGWDQAERYERAEEFVQIVTQFWDSVPEGSVAADVERTVYLDPSRLRKLDYEGRHFRARGASSVPETPQGRPVIFQAGQSADSRAFGARYADALFTGQRVLDGARSFYSEVKGLATRYGRNPDHLLVMPGLFPILASTDEEAQRHKRRLDDLLDSVALREELARHLAVDAALLADLDAPIPYRETEANEHLVPTASRWHRKEMLKEAKANGWNIRALLFSNITGGHRIFVGTPEGFADDMLHWVDTKGADGFNLNIDVQPTGLDLIADEVIPVLQRRGRFRTAYEGQTLRDNLGLPRFEAANVSPDTTPYFARELAGAA, encoded by the coding sequence ATGTCAAAGCCACACATCCGTTTGGGCGTCAACGTGCTTGCTTCGGGGCGCCATGACGCGGCCTGGAAAACGTTTGACGACAAGGCGGCGCTGTCCACCGATATCGACCATTTCGTCGCCATCGCCAAAGCGGCGGAGCGCGGTTTGCTCGACGCGATATTTCTCGCCGACAATCCCGGCGGCCTCGTCTCCGAATCCTACACGCGCCCCTGGCGCGCCTTGGATCCGGCGGTACTCGTCTCGCATCTGTCGGCGCATACGCGACATATCGGTCTGGTATGTACGACCACCTCGCTGTTCGGTCATCCGTACACGATCGCCCGCCAGATCGCATCGATCGATCACGTCAGCCGCGGTCGCGCCGCGTGGAACGTCATCACATCTCAAAATCCACCGGCTTTGCATGCCTATGGCGTGGACAAAGGCTGGGACCAGGCCGAACGATACGAGCGCGCCGAGGAGTTCGTGCAGATCGTCACGCAATTCTGGGATAGCGTGCCGGAAGGTTCCGTCGCGGCCGACGTGGAGCGGACCGTGTATCTGGACCCGTCGCGGCTGCGGAAACTGGATTACGAAGGGCGTCATTTCCGTGCGCGCGGCGCGTCTTCCGTGCCGGAAACGCCGCAAGGACGCCCGGTGATCTTCCAGGCGGGGCAATCCGCCGACAGCCGGGCTTTCGGCGCACGTTACGCCGATGCCTTGTTCACCGGTCAGCGCGTGCTCGACGGCGCGCGGAGCTTTTATTCCGAGGTGAAAGGACTGGCGACGCGTTACGGTCGCAATCCCGATCATCTGCTTGTCATGCCCGGGCTGTTTCCGATCCTCGCGTCCACCGACGAGGAGGCGCAGCGCCATAAGCGTCGGCTCGACGATCTGTTGGACTCCGTGGCCTTGCGAGAGGAGCTGGCACGTCACCTGGCCGTCGACGCCGCGCTGCTGGCCGATCTCGACGCGCCGATTCCGTATCGGGAAACGGAGGCCAACGAGCATCTGGTGCCCACCGCGTCGCGCTGGCATCGCAAGGAGATGCTGAAAGAAGCGAAAGCGAATGGCTGGAATATCCGCGCCTTGCTCTTCTCGAATATCACTGGCGGTCATCGGATCTTCGTCGGAACACCGGAGGGATTTGCGGACGATATGTTGCATTGGGTCGATACGAAGGGTGCGGACGGCTTCAATTTGAATATCGACGTGCAACCGACCGGCCTCGATCTGATTGCCGACGAAGTGATCCCGGTGCTACAGCGGCGCGGGCGCTTCCGTACCGCGTATGAAGGGCAGACCTTACGGGACAATTTGGGATTGCCGCGCTTCGAGGCGGCGAACGTATCGCCCGACACCACCCCCTATTTCGCGCGTGAACTCGCGGGCGCCGCCTGA
- a CDS encoding acyl-CoA dehydrogenase family protein — protein MSTSSSSSDDAKPSAASPSNASLTSSLSDTLGLSPLIERIARGAAEREFAQRLPHEEIAELKAAGFGALRLAVEAGGKGTSLTDLFTVARDIAAADSNIAHAFRNHLFQVEAALRRADHPFHAKVLALAGAHKTVGLSFTVTDSPAAGARPTRVLSRLEWNDARGSYTGSGVKVYATGNLYNDAFVGTAIESREGKTVQYVLDRGPGVGNEDDWQGFGQRATGSGTATFESVTVPASQTYPPDTPDREGAAPWKFTFHQVYLTNCIAGIVRRIAFDAVEVLRGRGRNFYHGENAHPAEEAVLQAQLGRIRAYAASIEATIDRTIAALQRAWDAIGTDAEYDAVLAASLSAAEAKIVVDDLAPQVASWLIDLGSGSAVSRRAGLDRHWRNIKVIASHNPRLYKERFLGQNRLEGRLPPTGAFF, from the coding sequence ATGTCGACATCCTCCTCCTCCTCCGACGACGCGAAGCCGTCGGCCGCGTCGCCGTCGAACGCGTCACTGACTTCGTCGCTGTCCGACACATTGGGCTTGTCCCCGCTGATCGAGCGTATCGCGCGCGGCGCGGCCGAGCGCGAATTCGCGCAACGCTTGCCGCACGAGGAAATCGCCGAACTCAAAGCGGCAGGTTTTGGGGCCCTTCGGCTCGCTGTGGAAGCAGGCGGTAAAGGCACATCGCTGACGGACCTCTTTACCGTCGCGCGTGACATCGCGGCCGCGGACTCCAATATCGCCCACGCTTTCCGCAATCATTTGTTTCAGGTGGAAGCGGCGTTGCGGCGTGCGGACCATCCTTTCCATGCCAAGGTACTGGCCTTGGCAGGCGCGCATAAAACGGTTGGTTTGAGCTTTACCGTGACGGATTCACCTGCCGCCGGGGCGCGGCCGACACGGGTGCTGTCGCGACTCGAATGGAACGATGCGCGAGGCAGTTATACCGGCTCGGGCGTGAAGGTCTATGCCACCGGCAATCTCTATAACGATGCCTTTGTCGGCACGGCTATCGAGAGCCGCGAGGGGAAGACCGTCCAATACGTGTTGGATCGCGGCCCGGGTGTCGGCAACGAGGACGACTGGCAGGGCTTCGGTCAACGCGCCACCGGTTCCGGTACCGCGACGTTCGAATCGGTGACGGTTCCGGCATCGCAGACCTATCCGCCGGACACGCCGGACCGCGAAGGGGCCGCACCATGGAAGTTCACCTTTCACCAGGTGTATCTGACGAATTGCATCGCTGGCATCGTGCGACGCATCGCCTTCGATGCCGTCGAGGTGCTGCGTGGAAGGGGTCGCAACTTTTACCACGGGGAAAACGCGCACCCGGCGGAAGAGGCCGTGTTGCAAGCGCAGCTCGGCCGTATTCGCGCGTATGCCGCGAGCATCGAGGCGACGATCGATCGCACCATCGCCGCGCTGCAGCGCGCCTGGGACGCGATCGGCACCGACGCTGAATACGATGCGGTGCTGGCCGCCTCCTTGTCGGCGGCGGAAGCGAAGATCGTCGTCGATGATCTCGCGCCGCAAGTCGCCAGTTGGCTGATCGATCTCGGCTCCGGGTCCGCGGTATCGCGCCGGGCGGGGTTGGATCGACATTGGCGTAATATCAAGGTGATTGCTTCTCATAATCCGCGTCTCTACAAGGAACGCTTCCTCGGTCAGAATCGTCTGGAAGGGCGCCTGCCGCCCACCGGCGCATTTTTCTGA